CAGCACCCCGACCACGCCGCTGCGGGTCGCGGCCGCCGCCGGCTTGACCGCAGGCTCCATGCCAACGATGGGCCAGTCCGGATAATCGCGGCGCAGGTCGGCCACCCCGGCCACGGTAGCAGTGTTGCAGGCCAGTACCAGGGCCTTGGCGCCCTGTTCACGAAAGAACCGGGCCATCAGGCTGCAACGCTGGCGAATGAACTCCGGGGTCTTTTCGCCATAGGGAATATGCCCGCAGTCGCCGAAATACAGCAGCGACTCGTGGGGCAGCAACTGTTGTATTTCCGCCAGCACCGAGAGGCCGCCGACGCCGGAGTCGAACACCCCGATCGGCGCTTCACTCACGATGGGTACCACAGACGCTGCACCCCGGATCGCGCTTGACCCGCAACTCGCGAAAGCGCGTGCCCAGGGCATCGATCAACAACAACCGGCCCACCAGCGGCTCGCCAAACCCGGCCAGCAGTTTCAGGGCTTCCAGGGCCTGCAGGCTGCCCACGGTGCCCACCAGCGGGCCGAGCACCCCGGCTTCGCTGCAGGTCAGTTCGGCTTCGCTGCCATGCCCGTATAGACAGTGGTAGCAAGGGCTTTCCGGGCGCCGCGGGTCGAAGACCGACAATTGCCCTTCCAGGCGGATCGCCGCACCGCTGACCAGGGGCTTGCCGGCCGCCACGCAAGCGGCGTTCACCGCCTCGCGGGTACTGAAGTTGTCGGAGCAATCGAGCACCAGGTCCACCGCCGCTACGGCAGCGGCCAGGGTATCGACATCCAGCGCCTGGCGATGGGGCACCAGGCGGACCTCCGGGTTGAGGGCAGACAGGCGACTGATGGCCGAGTCCACCTTGCTGACCCCGACGCTGTGGCTGTCGTGGATGATCTGCCGTTGCAGGTTGGTCAGGTCCACGCTGTCGAAGTCGGCCAGGTGCAGCTCACCAACCCCCGCCGCCGCCAGGTACAAGGCTGCGGGAGCACCGAGACCGCCGAGGCCGACGATCAGCACGCGGCTTTCCTTGAGGCGCAGCTGGCCGTCGATATCGACATGCTGCAACAGAATCTGTCGGCTATAGCGCAACAGCTCCTGGTCGGTCAGCACGGCCGGCACCCGAGGCTAATGCGCTCATGCCCACCGAGGTCGACCCGGCTGTGGACTTCGATGAAACCCTGGGCAGCCAGCAACTCGCGGACCGCCGCGGCCTGATCGTAACCGTGCTCCAGCATCAGCCAGCCACCGGCCTCCAGGTGCTGCGGAGCCTGGGCGACGATCAGCCGCAGGTCGTCCAGACCATCCTTGCCCGCCACCAGGGCGCTTTCCGGCTCGAAACGCACGTCGCCGGCCACCAGATGGGGGTCAGCTTCGGCAATGTAGGGCGGGTTGCTGATGATCAGATCAAAGCGCCGGGACTCAATGGAGCTGAACCAGTGGCTGCTGAGCACGCTGACGTTGTCCAGTTGCAGGCGCTGGCGGTTGCGTTCGGCCAGGGCCACGGCTTCCAGTACCCGGTCCACGGCCGTGACCTGCCAGGCCGGGCGCTCGCTGGCCAGGGCCAGGGCGATGGCACCACTGCCGGTGCCCAGGTCAAGGACCGTGGCTGGGGTCGCGGGCAACAGTTCCAGCGCCGCTTCCACCAGTAGTTCGGTGTCGGGGCGCGGGATCAGGGTGTGGGGCGCCACCTCCAGGTCGAGCTTCCAGAAGCCCTGCTGGCCAAG
The DNA window shown above is from Pseudomonas protegens CHA0 and carries:
- a CDS encoding molybdopterin-synthase adenylyltransferase MoeB — protein: MLTDQELLRYSRQILLQHVDIDGQLRLKESRVLIVGLGGLGAPAALYLAAAGVGELHLADFDSVDLTNLQRQIIHDSHSVGVSKVDSAISRLSALNPEVRLVPHRQALDVDTLAAAVAAVDLVLDCSDNFSTREAVNAACVAAGKPLVSGAAIRLEGQLSVFDPRRPESPCYHCLYGHGSEAELTCSEAGVLGPLVGTVGSLQALEALKLLAGFGEPLVGRLLLIDALGTRFRELRVKRDPGCSVCGTHRE
- the prmC gene encoding peptide chain release factor N(5)-glutamine methyltransferase codes for the protein MTIIASLLRAAQLPDSPTPRLDAELLLAAALGKPRSFLHTWPERIVPSEAALVFTDYLQRRRSGEPVAYILGQQGFWKLDLEVAPHTLIPRPDTELLVEAALELLPATPATVLDLGTGSGAIALALASERPAWQVTAVDRVLEAVALAERNRQRLQLDNVSVLSSHWFSSIESRRFDLIISNPPYIAEADPHLVAGDVRFEPESALVAGKDGLDDLRLIVAQAPQHLEAGGWLMLEHGYDQAAAVRELLAAQGFIEVHSRVDLGGHERISLGCRPC